From the Acidilutibacter cellobiosedens genome, one window contains:
- a CDS encoding nucleotidyltransferase family protein → MLHKFDGLNKDISTQINMLENIIMLNSNLKKILIKSKELNITDYYIGAGCIAQTVWNFLSDNPIDYGISDIDFVYFDLNLEESTENLMAQRVNTLFSDIKIPIDVKNEARVHLWYENHFGYKIEPYNSLEESINSWPTTATSIGLRIEEDRLKVYAPFGLNDLFGGIVRANKVQITEEIYNNKVNKWHNKWPNLTIIPW, encoded by the coding sequence ATGCTTCACAAATTTGACGGATTAAATAAAGATATTTCTACACAAATTAATATGCTTGAAAATATTATCATGTTGAATTCAAATTTGAAAAAAATCTTAATAAAATCAAAAGAATTAAATATTACAGATTATTATATAGGAGCCGGATGTATTGCTCAAACTGTTTGGAATTTTCTTTCCGATAATCCCATTGACTATGGAATAAGTGATATAGATTTTGTATATTTCGATTTAAATTTAGAAGAATCCACCGAAAATTTAATGGCTCAGCGAGTGAATACTCTTTTTTCGGACATTAAAATCCCTATTGATGTTAAAAATGAAGCAAGAGTTCATCTTTGGTATGAAAATCATTTTGGGTATAAAATTGAACCATACAATTCTCTTGAAGAATCAATAAATTCATGGCCTACAACAGCTACATCTATAGGGTTAAGAATTGAGGAGGACAGATTAAAGGTGTATGCGCCTTTTGGACTTAACGACTTGTTTGGGGGGATTGTCCGGGCCAATAAAGTACAGATAACCGAAGAGATTTATAACAATAAAGTGAACAAATGGCATAATAAATGGCCTAATTTGACTATTATTCCATGGTAA
- the hepT gene encoding type VII toxin-antitoxin system HepT family RNase toxin: MVNIEVIKQRLNQLSASLNKIERYKNLPLEKFLKDDIAQDVVEYNLFIAINMMVDIATHIVVDNNMGNPEILGDAFEILNNKKYLEDKETKIYKNMVGLRNILSHEYLKIDKEIIYEILQYNLTDIKKFIIFVNDNFI; encoded by the coding sequence ATGGTTAATATAGAAGTAATTAAACAAAGGCTCAATCAATTGTCAGCTTCATTGAATAAAATTGAAAGATATAAAAATTTGCCACTAGAAAAATTTTTAAAAGATGATATTGCACAAGATGTTGTAGAATATAATCTATTTATAGCTATAAACATGATGGTTGATATTGCAACTCATATTGTAGTAGATAATAATATGGGTAATCCTGAAATTCTCGGAGATGCATTTGAAATTTTAAATAATAAAAAATATTTAGAGGATAAAGAAACTAAAATCTATAAAAATATGGTAGGTCTTAGAAATATATTATCTCATGAATACTTAAAAATAGATAAAGAAATAATATATGAAATTTTACAGTATAACTTAACGGATATAAAGAAATTTATTATTTTTGTAAATGATAATTTTATTTAA
- a CDS encoding condensation domain-containing protein, with translation MKTENKLDRNNVENIMTLTDLQQGLLFHYISNEHSHMYHEQLSLNIKGDLKLNLLQKSWQHVIDNNEMLRTVFRWKGIDKPVQIVLKEHKVPINYIDLTEKSDKYSEIENIKLNDLNSRIDITRETLRIYLCKLDEYIHEMIVSSHHIIYDGWSNGVILKELTET, from the coding sequence GTGAAAACGGAAAATAAATTGGATAGGAATAATGTAGAAAATATCATGACTTTAACGGATTTGCAGCAGGGGTTATTGTTCCATTATATCAGCAATGAACACAGCCATATGTATCATGAACAGCTGAGTTTAAATATTAAAGGAGATTTAAAGCTAAATTTATTACAGAAATCATGGCAACATGTAATAGATAACAACGAAATGTTAAGGACGGTTTTCAGATGGAAGGGAATAGACAAGCCTGTTCAAATTGTTCTTAAAGAACATAAAGTACCTATTAACTACATTGACCTTACAGAAAAATCAGACAAATACAGTGAAATAGAAAATATTAAACTGAATGATTTAAATAGCAGAATAGATATAACAAGAGAAACTTTAAGAATTTATCTGTGTAAATTAGACGAATATATTCATGAGATGATTGTAAGCAGCCATCATATTATATACGACGGCTGGAGTAACGGAGTAATATTAAAAGAATTGACGGAAACATAG
- a CDS encoding flavodoxin domain-containing protein, with product MDSSNTIIIYSSKYGATKKYACWLSEELNCDLLETKKATIDKVEKYNIIIFGGGIYASGILGISFLKKYYERLKNKKIVAFAVGASPYDEKAIEALRKHNFKDELAGIPCFYCRGAWNEAGMSWKDRMLCGMLKKVVAKKNPENYEPWEAALMQAIGSNHDWTDKDNLKPIIELIRKYEAEN from the coding sequence ATGGACAGTAGTAATACAATTATAATTTATAGTTCAAAATATGGAGCCACCAAGAAATATGCATGTTGGTTGTCGGAGGAATTGAATTGTGACTTGCTTGAAACAAAAAAAGCCACAATAGATAAGGTTGAAAAGTATAATATTATTATTTTTGGCGGAGGTATTTATGCTTCAGGTATTTTAGGTATTTCCTTTCTTAAAAAGTATTACGAAAGGTTGAAAAACAAAAAGATTGTAGCATTTGCAGTAGGTGCATCTCCTTATGACGAAAAAGCTATAGAGGCTTTAAGAAAGCATAATTTTAAAGATGAACTTGCCGGAATACCTTGCTTTTATTGCAGGGGAGCATGGAATGAGGCAGGTATGTCATGGAAAGATCGCATGTTATGCGGAATGCTAAAAAAGGTTGTTGCAAAGAAAAACCCTGAGAATTATGAACCATGGGAAGCTGCTTTAATGCAGGCAATCGGTTCTAACCATGATTGGACGGATAAAGACAATTTGAAACCAATAATTGAATTGATACGGAAATATGAAGCGGAAAATTAG
- a CDS encoding phosphopantetheine-binding protein — translation MKEAAVTAREDEGEKYICAYVVSDKDIATLDLRGYLKKSLPEYMIPSYFMKLEKMPLTANGKLNRKSLPKPEIEINLNEYEEPRNETEEKLVKIWKEVLGAEKVGINDNFFELGGHSLKASILSNRIYKELNIDIPIGEIYNRPTVKEICELIQKNEELSLRSMNIDLKNKFSKPSMIVKYDTELTEEIVLHTDEDIEKVLDYIKNNSKESIDIDYITDYSSLEEGPIIQKINTDKLSKKLKLKKIEENKIDRILKELKADSDELRENIFLKKRVYKYDMGCVANENAKLWDRKIKRSKIRFIIPFKNKNFQDNKNAILLKLINEQPVLRSSICFEEGLYKFAEYEKLDNINFNIIDLSEYDYKSKIEAMERIMDFMEKALNEEGGLNNILYYFAIIKLSLNQYCFLLNIAHLISDINAKRIIRMYLEERCDKNYEILPFSHYINNILLCDKEKKFEIFNKSLILKEYKAAADLFYKKYPCYTTGSPIRFSEPFVIKYNSDFKPILETAIYIVSKILYIQFEIDSIPLGILSNKRIWEKYKYYNTIGNFVDKIPCTFNGVSHKNSKFDYYKKYLETDAELSKDNIVLKELNGDIEFTKYIYILSPFSLNYLGDYTPFEDEQYLKGIRRTFIQSYPVNSYSVGGSELRIIFINGVEKDRLPSIEKFMEELGGTYEWRYI, via the coding sequence ATAAAAGAAGCGGCAGTCACAGCAAGAGAAGATGAAGGAGAAAAATATATATGTGCCTATGTGGTAAGCGATAAAGATATCGCTACATTGGATTTAAGGGGTTATCTAAAGAAGAGCTTACCGGAGTACATGATACCTTCATATTTTATGAAACTGGAAAAGATGCCTCTGACAGCCAACGGAAAACTTAACAGGAAGTCTCTTCCAAAGCCTGAAATAGAAATTAACCTAAATGAATATGAAGAGCCGAGGAATGAAACGGAAGAGAAATTAGTCAAGATATGGAAAGAAGTATTGGGAGCAGAAAAGGTAGGAATAAATGACAATTTCTTTGAACTGGGAGGGCATTCGTTGAAGGCGTCCATATTGTCAAACAGAATTTATAAAGAATTAAATATTGATATACCCATAGGTGAGATATATAATAGACCTACTGTAAAAGAAATATGTGAATTGATACAAAAAAATGAGGAGTTGTCACTTCGTTCTATGAATATAGACCTTAAAAACAAATTTTCTAAACCCTCGATGATTGTTAAATATGATACGGAATTGACGGAAGAGATTGTACTCCACACTGATGAAGATATTGAGAAAGTATTGGATTATATTAAAAATAATTCCAAAGAAAGCATCGATATAGATTATATTACAGATTATAGCTCCTTAGAGGAAGGTCCGATAATTCAAAAAATCAATACGGATAAGTTGAGCAAGAAACTTAAGTTAAAAAAAATTGAAGAAAACAAAATTGATAGGATATTGAAAGAATTAAAGGCAGATTCGGATGAATTAAGGGAAAATATATTTTTAAAGAAAAGAGTATATAAATACGATATGGGTTGTGTGGCTAATGAAAATGCGAAACTTTGGGATCGAAAAATTAAAAGGAGCAAGATAAGATTTATAATTCCCTTTAAAAATAAAAATTTTCAAGACAATAAAAATGCGATATTGTTAAAACTGATTAATGAACAGCCGGTACTCAGGTCATCTATATGTTTTGAAGAGGGATTATATAAATTTGCGGAATATGAAAAATTAGACAATATTAATTTTAATATCATAGATCTTTCAGAATATGATTATAAATCAAAAATAGAAGCTATGGAAAGAATTATGGATTTCATGGAAAAGGCCTTAAACGAAGAAGGAGGTTTAAATAACATATTATATTATTTTGCCATAATAAAGTTAAGTTTAAATCAATATTGTTTTTTGCTGAACATTGCCCATTTAATTTCCGATATTAATGCCAAACGAATAATAAGAATGTATTTGGAAGAAAGATGTGATAAGAACTATGAGATTTTGCCATTCAGCCATTATATAAACAATATCCTTTTATGTGACAAAGAAAAGAAGTTTGAGATATTCAACAAATCTTTAATCTTAAAGGAATATAAAGCAGCAGCAGACTTATTTTACAAAAAATATCCCTGCTATACAACAGGAAGTCCTATTAGATTTTCCGAACCGTTTGTGATAAAATACAATTCTGATTTCAAACCGATCCTTGAAACTGCAATATATATTGTATCAAAGATATTGTATATCCAGTTTGAAATTGATTCTATTCCTCTAGGAATATTGAGCAATAAACGGATATGGGAGAAATATAAATATTATAATACCATAGGAAATTTTGTTGACAAGATTCCCTGTACTTTTAATGGCGTTTCCCATAAAAATTCTAAATTTGATTATTATAAAAAATATCTGGAAACAGATGCCGAGCTTTCAAAGGACAATATTGTATTAAAGGAACTAAACGGGGATATAGAGTTCACAAAGTATATTTATATACTTTCACCTTTTTCGTTAAATTATCTCGGGGACTATACGCCTTTTGAGGACGAGCAGTATTTAAAGGGTATAAGGAGAACATTCATACAGTCATATCCCGTAAATTCCTATTCCGTAGGGGGTTCGGAATTAAGAATTATATTTATCAATGGTGTGGAAAAGGATCGGCTTCCGTCAATTGAAAAATTTATGGAAGAGTTAGGCGGAACATATGAATGGAGATATATTTAG
- the mntA gene encoding type VII toxin-antitoxin system MntA family adenylyltransferase antitoxin produces the protein MDIVEKCKNVLMKYENILFAYIFGSYAKGNMRADSDVDIGIYLKEEMNIEEYLKIRMDLTKICKRQVDLVVLNAATPLLKYEIYKNNILLFTRDRTIESNYKVKILFEYNDIKRYLEMSYKKTIERLKNEVDFNG, from the coding sequence ATGGATATTGTTGAGAAATGTAAAAATGTATTAATGAAATATGAAAATATACTTTTTGCGTATATCTTTGGATCATATGCCAAAGGAAATATGAGAGCGGATAGTGACGTAGATATCGGAATATATTTGAAAGAAGAGATGAACATAGAAGAATATTTGAAAATAAGAATGGATTTAACTAAAATATGTAAAAGACAAGTTGATTTGGTAGTATTAAATGCTGCTACCCCTTTATTAAAATATGAAATTTATAAAAATAATATACTGTTGTTTACAAGAGATAGAACCATTGAAAGCAATTATAAAGTAAAAATATTATTTGAATACAATGATATAAAAAGATATTTAGAAATGTCCTATAAGAAAACTATTGAAAGACTAAAAAACGAGGTGGATTTTAATGGTTAA
- a CDS encoding YfcC family protein has product MEDTKLKKSKMPDPYVILFVLIVIMALLTYIIPSGQYQMVKAPDGRMVVDPDSFKYIKGNKAGLFDILKAFPKGLSGSESIIFFILIIGGSFNLINQTGAIMAAISKIAVKLKGKENLMIPIIVFVFSVGGATIGMSEELIIFVPLGIALARALGYDAIVGTACVLMGAVAGYTSGVVNPFNVGVAQGIAGLPMFSGIGLRIVIWIATVILVLIYISRYAKKVKEDPKNSLIYDIEQKEKSTILDLETIDPLTKKQILVLIIFALGMITLLIGVFNFDWYLTEISAVFFAMGIISGLVYGIKPNDLVKGFIDGVKDIAYGAMIVGLARGILVIMQDAMILDTIVHGLASVISFFPRAVCALGMLFVQTILNFIITSGSGLAATTMPIMSPLADVLGLTRQTAVLAFQFGDGITNYIAPTSGILMANLLVAKIPYEKWVKFIWPLIAMWTLLGALFVVYASLINYGPF; this is encoded by the coding sequence ATGGAAGACACTAAGTTGAAAAAATCAAAGATGCCTGATCCATATGTTATTCTATTTGTATTAATTGTAATCATGGCATTGTTGACTTATATTATACCTTCAGGACAGTATCAGATGGTTAAAGCTCCAGACGGAAGAATGGTTGTAGATCCCGATTCATTTAAATACATCAAAGGGAACAAGGCAGGTTTATTTGATATTTTGAAAGCGTTTCCTAAAGGATTAAGCGGTTCGGAAAGCATAATATTTTTTATACTGATTATAGGAGGATCATTTAACCTGATTAATCAAACCGGAGCTATTATGGCAGCTATCTCTAAGATAGCCGTAAAACTTAAAGGCAAGGAAAATTTGATGATACCCATAATTGTTTTTGTTTTTTCTGTGGGAGGAGCTACAATAGGCATGAGTGAGGAACTGATAATTTTTGTTCCCTTAGGAATAGCTTTGGCAAGGGCATTAGGATATGATGCCATTGTAGGTACGGCTTGTGTATTGATGGGAGCTGTAGCAGGCTATACTTCGGGGGTTGTCAATCCTTTTAATGTAGGAGTCGCCCAAGGAATTGCGGGACTACCTATGTTTTCCGGAATCGGACTGAGAATAGTTATATGGATTGCAACGGTAATTCTTGTTTTGATATATATTTCGAGATATGCTAAAAAGGTTAAGGAAGATCCTAAAAATAGCCTTATATATGATATCGAACAAAAAGAGAAAAGTACGATTTTGGATTTGGAAACAATAGACCCTCTTACCAAAAAGCAAATACTTGTATTAATTATATTTGCATTAGGTATGATTACATTGCTAATCGGAGTATTCAACTTTGACTGGTATCTTACAGAAATATCAGCTGTATTTTTTGCAATGGGTATTATTTCCGGTTTGGTATATGGCATAAAACCAAATGATTTGGTAAAAGGCTTCATTGATGGAGTAAAGGATATTGCCTATGGGGCAATGATAGTAGGTTTGGCAAGGGGTATTCTTGTTATAATGCAGGATGCCATGATTCTTGATACTATAGTCCACGGTTTGGCATCGGTAATATCATTTTTCCCGAGAGCTGTATGTGCGCTTGGAATGCTCTTTGTTCAAACTATACTGAATTTTATAATTACATCGGGTTCAGGGTTGGCGGCAACGACTATGCCAATCATGTCTCCTCTTGCGGATGTTTTGGGATTGACAAGACAAACTGCGGTTTTAGCCTTTCAATTTGGAGATGGAATTACAAACTATATAGCGCCTACATCGGGTATTTTAATGGCAAACTTATTAGTTGCGAAAATTCCCTATGAGAAATGGGTTAAATTTATCTGGCCTTTGATAGCAATGTGGACCCTGCTGGGAGCTTTATTTGTAGTATATGCATCTTTGATAAATTATGGGCCGTTTTAA
- a CDS encoding sigma-54-dependent Fis family transcriptional regulator: MFELVNIQEYVQKMAVIIATVLDMEVLIGDTHLKILGDSHLQPKSKDYFGKNSISARALKEKKVIIIEERKTETATCKNCSKKENCDICSMIVLPIMKGEILIGSVAIYASTEEDKKKLIHKRKFFIDFITKMSDLLISKLEENHENLELKVFYKRLALLIEYIDFALIGLDENHNIINCNSKFRKMFGFGDREIKNLNEIFDYIDEDDFYSLVNRTVFEEKQVIFRINGKQVSIIVTCDPIIADGIYKGSLIYFKKTEELYKQINKVSSNVSDFKFDQIIGSSDVIKKIKEDAHTFAKSSSTILIQGESGTGKELFARAIHSESNVSKGPFIAVNCAAIPDNLLESELFGYEEGAFTGSVKGGKIGKFELANGGTLFLDEVGEMPIHLQSKLLRAIQERKIQRIGSNRDVPVKIRIIAATNKNLSKMVKTGEFREDLYYRLNVIPLFIPALRDRREDIPVFLDYFLNTYNKALNKNIKGFDNNVKELMYNYSWPGNIRELQNTVEYAVNIVKGNFISIKDLPPREFSYEEEPTETEYGLIRPLKEVEALYIDRALKKYGDTLEGKENAAKALGISRATLYRKIQEKKKD, from the coding sequence TTGTTTGAGCTTGTGAACATACAGGAATACGTTCAAAAAATGGCTGTAATTATAGCAACCGTATTGGATATGGAGGTGCTCATAGGTGATACTCATTTAAAAATACTGGGAGACAGTCACCTTCAGCCGAAATCGAAAGATTATTTCGGAAAAAACTCAATATCAGCAAGAGCATTGAAGGAGAAGAAGGTTATAATAATTGAAGAACGAAAAACGGAGACTGCTACCTGTAAGAATTGCTCCAAAAAGGAAAATTGCGATATATGTTCTATGATAGTTTTGCCCATAATGAAAGGGGAAATATTAATAGGAAGCGTGGCAATATATGCAAGTACAGAAGAAGACAAAAAGAAATTGATTCACAAGAGAAAATTTTTTATAGATTTCATAACTAAAATGTCTGATCTTTTAATAAGTAAACTTGAAGAAAATCATGAAAATTTGGAGCTTAAAGTATTCTATAAAAGGTTGGCTCTCTTAATAGAATATATAGATTTTGCCCTAATCGGTCTTGACGAAAATCATAATATTATAAATTGTAATTCAAAATTTAGGAAGATGTTTGGTTTTGGCGACAGAGAAATAAAAAATCTTAATGAAATATTTGATTATATTGATGAGGATGATTTTTATTCTCTTGTAAACAGAACCGTATTTGAAGAAAAGCAGGTTATTTTTAGAATAAACGGAAAGCAAGTTAGCATTATAGTGACCTGTGATCCCATAATAGCTGACGGTATATACAAGGGTTCTCTTATATATTTTAAAAAGACGGAGGAGCTTTACAAGCAGATAAATAAGGTATCAAGTAATGTTTCGGATTTTAAATTTGATCAGATAATAGGAAGTAGTGATGTAATAAAAAAAATTAAAGAGGATGCACATACATTTGCCAAAAGTTCATCGACTATACTTATACAAGGTGAAAGTGGAACGGGCAAAGAACTGTTTGCAAGAGCTATACACAGCGAAAGTAATGTATCGAAAGGGCCTTTTATAGCCGTAAATTGTGCGGCAATCCCCGATAATTTACTTGAAAGTGAGCTTTTCGGGTATGAAGAGGGAGCCTTTACGGGTTCTGTAAAAGGCGGCAAAATAGGAAAATTTGAATTGGCAAACGGTGGGACACTTTTTCTTGATGAAGTAGGTGAAATGCCTATACATCTTCAATCTAAACTTTTAAGAGCTATACAGGAAAGAAAAATACAAAGGATTGGTTCTAATAGAGATGTGCCTGTAAAAATACGTATAATTGCTGCAACAAATAAAAATTTGAGTAAAATGGTTAAAACAGGTGAGTTCAGGGAGGATTTATATTATCGTCTTAATGTTATTCCTCTGTTTATTCCGGCACTGAGGGACAGAAGGGAGGACATTCCGGTATTCCTTGACTATTTTTTAAATACCTACAATAAGGCATTGAACAAAAATATTAAGGGCTTTGATAATAATGTCAAGGAGTTAATGTATAATTACAGTTGGCCCGGTAATATAAGAGAACTTCAAAATACCGTTGAATATGCAGTAAATATTGTTAAAGGAAACTTCATAAGTATAAAAGATCTTCCGCCAAGGGAATTCAGTTATGAGGAGGAACCAACGGAGACAGAATATGGCTTAATAAGACCTCTGAAGGAAGTGGAAGCTTTGTACATAGACCGTGCATTGAAAAAATACGGAGATACGTTGGAGGGAAAAGAAAATGCCGCTAAGGCTTTGGGAATAAGCAGAGCAACGTTGTACAGAAAAATTCAAGAAAAGAAAAAAGATTAA
- a CDS encoding GNAT family N-acetyltransferase has product MENLKLRLERENDCREVEMLTREAFWNVHVPGCDEHFILHNIRNSEDFIPELDFVAEVGGRILGHIAYTHGVIENDNGEKYKVICFGPISVHPDFQKRGIGSELVRYSLNKAKDMGFEAVCIYGDPRYYSRFGFRCGERYNIKTSDGMYAVALMALELKPGALQGIKGRFVESSSFEAEKEEFDIFESTFPHKEKKETYSQTEFKILSSLRYK; this is encoded by the coding sequence ATGGAAAATTTAAAATTAAGACTTGAAAGAGAAAATGACTGCAGAGAAGTTGAAATGTTAACGAGAGAAGCCTTTTGGAATGTCCATGTTCCCGGCTGCGATGAGCATTTTATTCTTCACAATATCAGGAATAGCGAAGATTTTATTCCTGAGCTTGATTTTGTGGCAGAAGTTGGAGGACGGATTTTGGGGCATATTGCTTATACTCATGGGGTCATAGAAAATGATAATGGAGAGAAATATAAGGTGATTTGTTTCGGACCTATAAGCGTACATCCGGATTTTCAGAAAAGGGGAATCGGTTCCGAATTGGTCAGGTATTCGTTAAATAAGGCAAAGGACATGGGATTTGAAGCCGTGTGTATTTATGGAGATCCCAGATACTACAGCAGGTTTGGATTTAGATGCGGCGAAAGATACAATATTAAAACTTCAGACGGAATGTATGCAGTAGCTTTGATGGCCTTGGAACTCAAGCCCGGAGCTTTACAGGGGATAAAGGGAAGATTTGTGGAAAGCAGTAGTTTTGAAGCAGAAAAAGAAGAGTTTGATATATTTGAAAGCACATTTCCCCATAAAGAAAAGAAAGAGACTTATTCTCAAACAGAATTCAAAATTTTATCAAGCTTAAGATATAAATAA
- a CDS encoding class I SAM-dependent methyltransferase, with translation MDLEKMDEFFNKRVNMYDDHMLNEVEGCREGYKRMAEQIPDSTKKLLDLGCGTGLELDKIFRRLPDVEVTGIDLSKGMLDRLREKYNNKKVKLIQSDYFDYNFGIGIFDTAISFQTLHHFSHEEKTILYTKIYKSLNSRGLYIECDYMANTQEEEDFYFAENKRLRSEMGIKGGFYHYDTPCTIDNQIKMLNTAGFKRVEKLWQQAAAVLLVAQK, from the coding sequence ATGGATTTGGAAAAAATGGATGAATTTTTTAATAAACGTGTGAATATGTATGATGACCATATGTTAAATGAGGTGGAAGGCTGCAGGGAGGGCTATAAAAGAATGGCGGAACAAATTCCCGACAGTACGAAAAAGTTGTTGGATTTAGGCTGTGGTACTGGGCTGGAATTAGATAAGATTTTCAGACGTTTACCTGATGTGGAGGTAACAGGAATTGATCTGTCAAAAGGTATGCTTGATAGATTGAGAGAAAAGTACAATAATAAAAAAGTCAAACTGATTCAATCAGATTATTTTGACTATAATTTTGGTATCGGAATATTTGATACGGCAATTTCTTTTCAGACTCTTCATCATTTTTCCCATGAGGAGAAGACAATTCTCTATACTAAAATTTACAAATCATTAAATTCGAGAGGTTTATATATAGAATGTGATTATATGGCAAATACGCAAGAAGAAGAGGATTTTTATTTCGCCGAAAACAAACGGTTACGGTCAGAAATGGGAATTAAGGGAGGGTTTTATCACTATGATACTCCTTGTACAATTGATAATCAGATAAAAATGTTAAATACAGCCGGTTTTAAAAGAGTAGAAAAATTGTGGCAACAGGCTGCAGCAGTACTTTTAGTAGCGCAAAAATAA
- a CDS encoding secondary thiamine-phosphate synthase enzyme YjbQ, whose protein sequence is MEHIIKTNKSDEMINITDIVENDIRESGIEEGLVTVFVPHTTAGVTINENADPDVVHDILEGLRRAFPEDRGYLHREGNSHAHIKASVIGSSCTVIIEKGRMKLGIWQGIYFCEFDGPRTRKFFVKMY, encoded by the coding sequence TTGGAACATATAATCAAAACAAATAAATCCGACGAGATGATTAATATTACGGATATAGTAGAAAATGATATTAGGGAAAGTGGTATAGAAGAAGGTCTTGTTACCGTATTTGTTCCTCATACGACTGCCGGGGTAACAATAAATGAAAACGCGGATCCCGATGTGGTCCATGATATACTGGAAGGTTTAAGAAGGGCTTTTCCGGAAGACAGAGGATACCTTCATAGGGAAGGTAATTCTCACGCTCATATAAAAGCTTCTGTTATAGGTTCTTCATGTACTGTTATTATAGAAAAAGGAAGAATGAAATTAGGCATATGGCAAGGTATTTATTTTTGTGAATTCGACGGTCCAAGGACAAGAAAATTTTTTGTAAAAATGTATTAA
- a CDS encoding alpha/beta hydrolase, protein MYNISRKNVVFKRENQNILYFNSAFPSGDQYVDRGKAFLYEGNGKEGIVFIHGLGSRNFEYLKYYPENLAKYGYTTIMPVLPYHFERMPKDKKINFLSGTAADIEKRFYQSVVDILSCVDYLENMGIKKIHIMGFSFGGMIGTIAKALDKRLDKAVFIVSGGNFLYITWGSVATKVLRVRYEDKGSCSIEKCRKLHETFDEEAKKFNTIDDLNKLPICFRYDPSLFAKLVDTNKVLMINAIFDPFIPKNASKDLWTKMGKPKRYMLPSGHLTSHLLFKKFILKKSVEFLK, encoded by the coding sequence ATGTATAATATTTCCAGGAAAAATGTAGTATTTAAAAGAGAGAACCAAAATATATTATATTTTAATAGTGCGTTTCCTTCAGGTGACCAATATGTTGATAGGGGAAAAGCTTTCTTATATGAAGGCAATGGAAAAGAAGGCATTGTATTTATACATGGTTTAGGCAGTAGAAATTTTGAATACTTAAAATATTATCCCGAAAATTTAGCTAAATACGGTTATACAACCATAATGCCTGTATTGCCTTATCATTTTGAAAGAATGCCGAAAGATAAAAAAATAAACTTCCTATCCGGTACTGCAGCTGATATCGAAAAAAGATTTTATCAGTCAGTTGTAGATATTCTATCCTGCGTTGATTATTTGGAAAATATGGGCATCAAAAAAATACACATTATGGGATTTAGTTTCGGAGGTATGATAGGAACAATAGCCAAGGCTTTGGATAAAAGATTAGACAAGGCTGTATTTATTGTATCCGGAGGCAATTTTTTATATATCACTTGGGGAAGTGTTGCAACCAAGGTTTTGAGAGTACGTTATGAAGATAAGGGAAGCTGTAGTATAGAAAAATGTCGCAAACTACATGAAACTTTTGATGAAGAAGCAAAAAAATTCAATACTATAGATGATTTAAACAAACTGCCCATCTGTTTCAGATACGATCCATCCTTGTTTGCCAAATTAGTAGATACGAATAAGGTTTTAATGATTAATGCCATCTTTGACCCCTTTATTCCCAAAAATGCTTCCAAAGATTTATGGACTAAAATGGGAAAACCCAAAAGGTATATGCTTCCTTCCGGGCATTTAACTTCTCATCTGCTGTTTAAAAAATTTATATTGAAAAAATCCGTAGAATTTTTAAAGTAA